AGGGATGATTTTAGGTGAAAATCACGAAAAAATGTCCAAGTCTAAAGGTAATGTGGTTAATCCTGATGATGTAGTTGCCGAATATGGTGCTGACACTTTACGCGTTTATGAAATGTTTATGGGACCACTAGATGCCTCAATTTCTTGGAGTGAAGATGGTTTAGCAGGTTCATATCGTTTCTTAGAAAGAGTTTGGCGCTTGTACATCAATAATGATGATGATAATACTTTGCGCACTGATTTTATTTTGGATCAAGACAATCCGGAATTGAAAAAAGTTTATAACGAAACTGTTAAGGCTGTCACAGAACGTTATGAGAAGTTACAGTTCAATACCGCCATTTCACAAATGATGGTCTTTTGTAATACTGTTCAAAAGGCTAAATTCTTCCCTAGAGCATATGCAGAAGGATTAGTGAAATTGTTAGCACCTGTTGCACCCCATATGATGGAAGAATTGTGGCAAAAGTTAGGACATCAAGAATCAATCACTTATGCTAATTGGCCAACATATCAAGCAGCTGACTTAGTCGAACAAGACGTTGCTGTAATCTTTCAAGTTAATGGCAAATTGCGTGATAAAGTAACTGTTCCTCTAAATACTGATAAAGCGCAACTGCAAAAAATGGCAGAAAATAATGAGCGTGTACAAAAATTTATTGGTGATAAAAAGATTGTCAAAGTAATTGTTGTTCCTAACAAAATTGTTAATATTGTAGTAAAATAAGAGCTTCGATATCATTCAGAGAGGACGATTCAATGGATAATGATACTCAAACATCCATTACTTCTGAGTCTAATTCGCAAAGTAAAGCGTCTTTGATTAAAGGCTCAGCATGGATGACAGCTGGGAGTATTTTTTCAAGAATTCTCGGTGCAATCTATGTTATTCCTTGGAATAATTGGTTTGGCTCCTTATTAACTGCCAAGTTAGCTAATTCGCTCTTTGGTAAGGGCTACAATATTTATAGTTTGTTTTTGATTATTTCGACTGCGGGGATCCCGGGAGCAATTTCGAAGCAAATTGCCCATTATAATGCAATTAATGAATATGCTACGGGTAATAAACTGTTTAAACAAGGATTAAAGATTATGGCCATTACAGGAGTAATAACAGCTGCTGTTATGTACTTCGGTGCTCCCGTTTTAGCAGTGATATTATCTGGTGGCGATCAAAATGTAGTGCCTGTTTTACGAGCTTTATCTTGGGCGTTGTTAATTATTCCCATTATGAGTATCGTACGAGGATATTTCCAAGGCTACGAACAAATGGCGCCGTCAGCTATTTCTCAGTTTATTGAACAAGTGGCTCGAGTAATTTATATTTTGGCCGCAACGTATTTTATTATGAAAGTTCAAAAGGGAAGCTATATTAATGCAGTAGCTCAGTCTACTTTTGCTGCTTTTATTGGTGCTATTTTTGGCCTGGGAATTTTGATTATTTATTTTATCAAACAATTACCACGTCTACGTAAATTATCGCAAGGCAGCAATAATGAAGTTGATACTAGTGGGCAAAATTTCTTTGTAGAAATTTGGAGTCAAGCACTGCCATTTATTATTTTAGATTCTGGGATTATTTTATTTCAGATTTTTGATCAGCAAACTTTTAATTTCATGATGAACACAGTGCAACATTTGTCGACAGATACTTTGAATGCACTATATGCGCTGTTTAGCTTTAATACAAATAAAATTATTATGATTATTGTTTCATTGTCGACTGCTTTGGCAGTTACTGCCGTACCATTGTTATCTGCTGCCTATTCACGGCATGATGCTAAGGATGTGAATGAACAAATTGGCAGTACTTTGCAGCTATTTTTCTTGGTGATGATTCCTTCGGCCTTAGGGATGTATGCAGTAGCTAAGCCGTTATATATTTTGTTTTATCGCTATGATCAATTAGGAATTTATATCTTGCAATTCAATTCTATTATTGCCATTTTGTTAGCCTTGTTCACGGTATTATCGGCTATTTTGCAAGGCCTTTATCAAAATGGGCTAGCTATTAAGTACTTTTTAGTGGGGTTTGGAGTCAAGATTATCGCCCAATACCCATGTATTTATTTCTTTCATACTTTTGGGCCATTGCTGGCTACAGGTATCGGAATGTTAGTCACTTCAATTTTGATGTTTCGCTTATTACAGACTAAATTTGGCTTTGATATCAATCAAACAATTCGGCGAACCTTTGGTATCTTACTGTTATCAGTATTTATGCTAGTTGTAGTAATATTAATTGATTGGATAGGATATCACTTTATTTCACCAGATAACCGGATTTTATCGGTAGCGTTGTTGGTTGTTGAAGTTATTGTGGGTGCTTTGATTTATAGTTATTTAATCTTAAAAGTACGTATTGCGGAAAAGATTGTCGGACCAAAAATTGCTACATTGCGTCGCAAACTTCATATTAAATAAATAAAAAGTCCTGAAATTTGACAATTAGTCAAGTTTTAGGACTTTTTTGGTGTTATCATTTTTTATATTAAATTTAATAAATAGTAATTTTCAATCTCGAAAAATTAGGTACTATTAATCTGTATCTAATAAAGGTTTGAATTGCCAATCAATAAATTGTTAGCTAAACTATAATTATATTGCAATATTTAGTTT
The nucleotide sequence above comes from Bombilactobacillus bombi. Encoded proteins:
- a CDS encoding putative polysaccharide biosynthesis protein — its product is MDNDTQTSITSESNSQSKASLIKGSAWMTAGSIFSRILGAIYVIPWNNWFGSLLTAKLANSLFGKGYNIYSLFLIISTAGIPGAISKQIAHYNAINEYATGNKLFKQGLKIMAITGVITAAVMYFGAPVLAVILSGGDQNVVPVLRALSWALLIIPIMSIVRGYFQGYEQMAPSAISQFIEQVARVIYILAATYFIMKVQKGSYINAVAQSTFAAFIGAIFGLGILIIYFIKQLPRLRKLSQGSNNEVDTSGQNFFVEIWSQALPFIILDSGIILFQIFDQQTFNFMMNTVQHLSTDTLNALYALFSFNTNKIIMIIVSLSTALAVTAVPLLSAAYSRHDAKDVNEQIGSTLQLFFLVMIPSALGMYAVAKPLYILFYRYDQLGIYILQFNSIIAILLALFTVLSAILQGLYQNGLAIKYFLVGFGVKIIAQYPCIYFFHTFGPLLATGIGMLVTSILMFRLLQTKFGFDINQTIRRTFGILLLSVFMLVVVILIDWIGYHFISPDNRILSVALLVVEVIVGALIYSYLILKVRIAEKIVGPKIATLRRKLHIK